Part of the bacterium genome is shown below.
GCGCCCCCACGCGCCACAAGGCGCCCCAGCGCCAGCCGACTAGCACCGCCACCAGCACGAGCAGGGCCGCCGCCAGGTAGGCGGGATGCGCAAACTGGCGCCGGGGCCGGGGGAGCAGCGGCCTCAGCACCCGCGCTTCCTCGGCGCAGGCGGCGCAGTCGCGCAGGTGCAGCGCGATCGCCGCCATCCGCGGCGTGGGCAGCGCGCCCGCGGGATCGAAGGTGGCCACCAGCTCGTCGGCCGTCGGGTGCTCGCCCCCCACTGCGGGATGGCCCCCGGCCAGCTCCGCACGCAGTGTCCGCAGGCCGGCCAGCAACTCGCGGCACTCCGCGCAGACGGCGAGGTGCGCGTCCACCGCCCGGCGTCTGTCCGCATCCAGTTCCTCGAGGAGCCAGTCGCTGAGCAGCAGCTTGGCCTCGTCGTGATTCATGCCGCCATCCTGCGTGGGGGCAGCGGGGAGCGAGGCGGCACCCGGGCAGGAGCCGTTCCGCTTGTTTCGGATCAGGTCGTCATCGTATCCTGGGTTCTCCCATCAAGGCAACACTCACAATGACGGGTGGTGCGCGTGCCCGGCAATGCCGACGATCGCGAACTGCGGGCCCTGCTACGGGGAGAGCCGGCCGCCGTCCGCCGCGCCGAGCGCTGGGCGCGCGCGGTCGTGGCCGCACGGCGCCTGGGCATCCCAGAGCGCGAGCGGGAGGACCTGGTCCAGGAAACCCTGCTCGCCCTGCTCCGGCAGGCCGCCCGCCCTGACTTCACCATTCGCAGCAGCCTGCCCGCGCTAGTCAAGGCCATCGCCGCCGCGCGCTGCATCGACTGGCTACGCCGGCGTCGCCCGCAGGCGGAGCTGTTGGAAGAGCCCGCCGCCCCTCAGCCCAGTCCAGAGCAGCAGGTGATCGTACTCGCCGAGATCGCGCGCGCCG
Proteins encoded:
- a CDS encoding sigma-70 family RNA polymerase sigma factor, whose protein sequence is MVRVPGNADDRELRALLRGEPAAVRRAERWARAVVAARRLGIPEREREDLVQETLLALLRQAARPDFTIRSSLPALVKAIAAARCIDWLRRRRPQAELLEEPAAPQPSPEQQVIVLAEIARADALLAGLEAKQRQILLLRLRDQLSFAEIARLTGVREGTLRVRLHEGLKRLRTQLAQAERLPKGPESSSGGGSA